The sequence GTACTCCATGTAGGAGAGCCACTCCCTGATGAGCCGGCCGTATACCCGTTCGATATCCCCGGCGAGGTGCTCGATATCGCTCTCCGGGAGCCCGGCGAACCCCTCCCGCCGTTCGAGTTCCTCGGTGAGGTGGAAGACCGCCCTGAGGAGGTCGGTGAAGGATTCGTGCTCGAGGAGGACCGGGTTCTCAAGCAGCCGGAGGAGGAAGCCCCGCCGCTCTTTGAGGAACCGGCAGAGCTCCGGCATATCCACGTCATCGACGACGACGTTGTAGCGATAGTTCTGGAGGCGGTCGTGCACTCCGGAGAACGTCCCGGGCGTCCAGGCGTCCGTCACGATGAGATCCTGTCTGATCTCCGGGAGGTCCGGGTCATGGTTCGAGAGGTAGGTGAGGAGGCCGGTGCCGACCTCGGAGAAGAAGGTTCCGATGACCATGTTCAGCTTCTCCAGCCTCTCGCGCTTTGCCCGGACGCTCAGGAGCTCGTTTATGATCAGGGTGACCAGGAGGACGCTGATCGGCAGGAACCCGAGCGCGTTGAAGATGTACTGGTAGGTGTTCAGGGGTCGCCGAGCAGGAGGTACTTCACGACATAGACGGCGAACGAGAGGGCGAGCAGGGTGATCCCGAGCCGCACCTCCCAGGTCCGGAGGTTTGGAGGCATAGCGCGGGCATGGTTACCGCGCATACGAAAATAAAGGTTGGGCTCTGTGCAGCCTTCAGACAGGGAGGCGTGAGGGTTTTGGTATCTCAAGCGGTGCCGGGACCTTCCGCCGCTCCGCGATCTCAGCCTTGACCCCGGCGACCAGTTCGAGCAGGCCGGCCTCGAGGGGGACCTCCGGCTCGTAGCCGAGGACCTCCCGGGCGCGACTGATCTCCGCGATGCAGTGGCGGATATCCCCGACCCGGCCGGTCCCCGTGACCACGGGGGGGAGGTCCTGCCGCCCGGTTATCGTCACGAGATGGTCGGCGATGGTCCGGAACGTGTAGGGGCGGCCGCTCCCGATGTTGAACGTCCCGCCGGCCGCCGGGGGCGTCTCGAGGGCCAGGCGGAAGGCACGTGCCGCGTCGTAGACGCTCACGAAGTCACGCTGCAGGTAGCCGTCCTCGAAGAGGCGCACCGGGAGCCCCTGGAGCAGGCGGAACGCATACTCGGTCAACATGCCTGAGTAGGGGTTGGCATACCCCTGGTGTGGGCCGTAGACGTTGAAGGGCCGGAGAATGACCGTCGGGATGCCGTATGCCTCCCCGATCATCCGGCACATCTCCTCCTGGTCGTGCTTGGAGATTGCGTAGATCGAGAGCGGCGAGGCCTCCTTCGTCTCCGGCGTGGGAAGGGGGTAGATCACCTCCCCGTCCGGGCTCCGGGGCTCCCAGTCCCCCTTCGCCATCTGCGCGGGAGAACGCCGGACCTTCGGGTAGATGGTGCCGTTGTACGAGCAGTAGAGGCCTTCCCCGTAGACGGCACTGCTTGAGGCGACGACGAGCCGCCTGATGGGGTGGTCGAGTAAGGCCTCAAGGAGGACGGCAGTCCCGGTGGTGTTGACGCTCATGTACTTCTCGATCCGGTACATGCTCTGCCGCTCCCCGACGACCGCAGCAAGGTGTATGACGGAATCAACCCCTTCGAGAGCTTCCTGCACGTGGTGCGGGTCCCTGATATCCCCGACGAAGACCTCTGCCCGCCGGTCGAGATGGCCGGGCCGTTGCCGCTCCGGGCCGTGCACCCGTGGCGTCAGGTTATCGAGGATGCGGACTCCGTAGCCGTGCTGCAATAGCTCCGTTGCGAGGTGCGACCCGATGAATCCTGCTCCACCGGTGATGAGGACGGTTGGACTGGTATCCGTATGCATGGTGTATCAGGCAGACCAGATGCACTCTTCGCATTAAATATTATCGCGGCTATCTGATAAAGTCAGAAAGACCTAATTTTAAACATCTGGTACTTTAGTGCTCGTTGCCATCTAAAACCCAAATGTCCGATGTCACCTTCGCGGCTTCGCGACTTCGCGTGAGACGTTGCTACTCTCTATGACCGCACTGCCTCACGCGAAGACGCGAAGGGCGCGAAGTTCGGTATAATCCCCTGCAGCGCCCCTTCGCGTCCTCCCGCGTGAGGCCATAGTGCCAGTGCCCATTTCAGCATGCGACAAAAGTTTCCAAAATGAAGTGACACGATACAATCGGTGGATGGCCGGGGAGGAGGGAACTGAGGTCTCTCCCCGCCCGCACCGCTCCCGGTTCACGAGTCGAGGATTGCCTCGGCAGCGTCCCGGTAGGCCCGCATGACGTAGGGGATGCCTGAGACTGCCTCGGCCTCTTCGGTTAGCGCCATCAGGTCGCTCCTGGCGATTGTTCCGAGGCTGAAGTTCCGGGTCCCGGCCATGATCTGCTGAAGCCCGGTCCTGAACTTCTGGACGTAGGTGTAGATCCCGACCGCCCCGAGCGGGATCTCATCGATCCGGTCGGGGTACTTCTCCCGAAGTTCCTCGTAGCAGACAAAGATCTCCTCCCTGGTGCGGCCGTACTTCGAGACGGTCTTCGGGAGTTCGCCGTTCCGAAGCCACGTTGCGATGTTCTTCCCGACCATGCCCGGGATCATGAGACCGCGGCCCATGCAGACTGCCCTGACGTAGGGGCTCCCCATCGCGAGCGCCTTGAAGACGTTCGCCTCGTCTGCAAACCCGCCGGCGATGGCGATATCAGGGACCCGGATCCCCCGCTTGCGGAGCCGCTCAGAGAACTGGTAGGCGAGCGACTCGATGTAGAAGGTCGGGATCCCCCACTCGTTCATCATCGGCCAGGGGCTCATCCCGGTGCCGCCGGGCGCACCGTCGATGGTGAGGAGGTCGATCTTCGCTTCGGCTCCGTAGCGGATCGCCATCGCGAGTTCGACGGCCGAGTAGGCCCCTGTCTTGAGGGTGACCCGCTTGAATCCTATGTCGCGGAGCCGGTCGACCTCCTCAAGGAACCCCTCCCTGGTGACGAAACCCAGCCGCGAATGACGCTCAAATTCCTTCACGGCCCCGTCCGCAAAGGCCTTCTGCACCTCCCGCGCCCCCGGATCCGGGAGGACGATGTAGCCGCGGTCCTTGAGCTGGTTCGCCCGGGCAAGACTGTCGACCTTGATCTCGCCGCCGATGCACTTTGCGC is a genomic window of Methanoculleus bourgensis MS2 containing:
- a CDS encoding FMN-binding glutamate synthase family protein produces the protein MNLRRPNANEATGTSNRSRDVVPMSGICTRCVDGCKGACEIWLSSFRGREVLYPGPFGEVTAGAEKNYPIDYSHLNIQGYATGAKGLPEGIEAGPDTAVFHAVDTRTEYGRNAKVPMRAPIFTGALGSTESARVNWEHFAVGAAISGITLVCGENVCGVDPDLVLDHNGRVARSPEMDRRIETYRKFHDRYGELLVQLNVEDTRLGTAEYVSAKHNLETIELKWGQGAKCIGGEIKVDSLARANQLKDRGYIVLPDPGAREVQKAFADGAVKEFERHSRLGFVTREGFLEEVDRLRDIGFKRVTLKTGAYSAVELAMAIRYGAEAKIDLLTIDGAPGGTGMSPWPMMNEWGIPTFYIESLAYQFSERLRKRGIRVPDIAIAGGFADEANVFKALAMGSPYVRAVCMGRGLMIPGMVGKNIATWLRNGELPKTVSKYGRTREEIFVCYEELREKYPDRIDEIPLGAVGIYTYVQKFRTGLQQIMAGTRNFSLGTIARSDLMALTEEAEAVSGIPYVMRAYRDAAEAILDS
- a CDS encoding NAD-dependent epimerase/dehydratase family protein, whose protein sequence is MHTDTSPTVLITGGAGFIGSHLATELLQHGYGVRILDNLTPRVHGPERQRPGHLDRRAEVFVGDIRDPHHVQEALEGVDSVIHLAAVVGERQSMYRIEKYMSVNTTGTAVLLEALLDHPIRRLVVASSSAVYGEGLYCSYNGTIYPKVRRSPAQMAKGDWEPRSPDGEVIYPLPTPETKEASPLSIYAISKHDQEEMCRMIGEAYGIPTVILRPFNVYGPHQGYANPYSGMLTEYAFRLLQGLPVRLFEDGYLQRDFVSVYDAARAFRLALETPPAAGGTFNIGSGRPYTFRTIADHLVTITGRQDLPPVVTGTGRVGDIRHCIAEISRAREVLGYEPEVPLEAGLLELVAGVKAEIAERRKVPAPLEIPKPSRLPV